The nucleotide sequence CTAATTTTTCTCCTCATCTTCCTCTACCATTTCCTAGTCTTTTTTAGACCAGACAATTCTTACTACAATTTTCTAGTCTTTTTTAGAACAGACAATTTTTTACACGACCTGTTAATAGCACTCGAAAATAGCACATTTCggatcaacacgataactaatcgggtcactAGTTAATAACAAGCTCTTAACGGGGTCTACGCACGGGTAAccataaagaaaaatgttagtttgatagttttaaactactaaaaatgtcacatcccgacccggggtgGACCACTTCTCGAGCCCgctctaccaccgtagcacgatattgtccgctttgggcccaaaccccgccctcacgattttgtttttgggaactcatgagcaacttcccagtaggccacccatcttgggagtgcttggccttcttctcgcttaactttggagttcctacggaacccgaagccaatgagctcccaaaaagcctcgtgctaggtagggatgagaatatacatttaaggatcactcccctgggtgatgtcggatgttacaatccaccccccttaggagcccaacgtcctcgtcggcacacttccgactaaggattggctttgataccatttgtcacatcccggcctggggcATACCACTTCCTGgccccgctccaccaccgtagcacgatattgttcgctttgggcctcgatcatgccctcacagttttgtttttgggaactcacgagcaacttcccagtgggtcacccattgtcacatcccgacccaggtccaccacatcccgggcctgttccaccaccgtagcacgatattgtccgctttgggcttaccattccctcacggtttttgttttttgggaactcacgagcaacttcccagtgggtcacccatcctgggagtgttctggcctccttcttgcttaacttcggagttcctacggaacacgaagccagtgagctctcaaaaggcctcgtgctaagtagggataggaatatatatttaaggatcactcccctgggcaatgtgggatgttataatccacccatcttaggggcccgacgtcattgttggcacacttccggccaaggattggctctgataccatttgtcacatcccagcccgggtccaccacatcccgggcctgTTCTatcaccgtaacacgatattgtccgctttgggcttaccattccctcacggtttttttttttttggaactcacgagcaacttcctagtaggtcacccatcctgggagtgctttggcctccttctcgcttaacttcggagttcctacgaaacccgaagccagtgagctctcaaaaagcctcgtgctaggtagggatgagaatatacatttaagaatcactcccctgggcgatgtgggatgttaggaggtgatgtgtcttatatgtacatgctcccctccctatagcacgaggtcttttaggaactcattggcttcggattctatcggaactttgaagttaagcgagtttgggcgataCCAAtcttaggatgggtgacccactgggaagttgctcgtgaattcctaaaaacaaaaccgtgaggcaatggtaagcctaaagcggacaatatcgtgctacggtggtggaacgggcccgggatgtggcaaatggtatcagagccaatccctgggcggaagtgtgccgacgaggatgtcgggcccttaaggggggtggattgtaacatcccacatcgcccaggggagtgatccttaaatgtatattctcatccctacctagtacgaaaaaccatatttttacactaaaaagtcaatcatgatactattcacttttccctttatttggtcattatcgttaaaactcaaagttttcaaaccatttttcattagttttcctttaatacaATGGCCATAGTATTTAtgtgagattaaaaaaatttcaaagcaCATTTAAAATACAAAGCAATTTAAAATACCAaagcacattaaaaaaaatcatattaatttgtttacaagtgtgaaaaatgcgaaaaaaatatgcaaatgtTTGTGATACATCCCTTGCGCTTTTGAGGATGGCTATATaatagtttgaatttttaaacacCTGCAAACCCTCATGAGTAGTGATTTTAGGgagtttaaaataaataaaaattcataataatgaatgtataaattaaaaaatatgaaagaatatataaacgctcgtgaTTAATTCTCTATGCTTAGACAAAGGTTACATTGTTTttgagatttttaaaaccctcaaaaccctcatgaatatatatatatatattttttgtttgagtgaaaaattaattaaaattaatactAATAAATGTAGAAGTatgaaaaaagtaaaaaaaaattacacaatcGCTCGTAGTGGCAAACTTCACAACTTTCGTTGAAGGCTCAATTTCGaaattcataatcataaatCCTTATTTATATTTGATTGTCGATTGTCGTTTACACTCTATTATTctcacttaattttttttttttaaatataatcttttaatgaatgtaaaaaaaaagaagacaattCAGGTGGTTAATATCAAGTTCCGATGTTTACCGTTAAAACAATATATTTTGTCCCGCAAATTATCTTCAGTGTTCCCCGTGAAACTCAAAGCAAATTCTTGAAAGTAAGAATTCAACAcacaaagaataaaataaaatcaaagaggAGAAGAGAAGAGCTGGGATAGAATACAGCAATCAGCAATGCCAAACTTGGTCCTCCACCGCCCACCACTCACCCCCTTCCTTTCCCACctcccatcatcatcatcatcatcatcatcatcatcaagctTTCCAATTCGGACCCAGAAATCAACGGCCTCGTTTCCCCCAACAAATCATGCGGTTCTGCTCCGTTGGCGGCCCAACACCATCAGGTGCATGGCGAACCCGCGCAGAGTGGCAATGGTGGCTAAGCAGATAAGGAGGGAGCTGTCTGACATGCTCTTAACTGATAAGGTCTTGCAGTACGCTATTCTTCCTGAGGTTTCTTTGGGTGCTGACCGTTACCTCTCTTCGCTAACCACCATAAGCGATGTTGAAGTCTCCACCGACTTGCAGGTACATAGTTACTTGCATATGTACGCTTCTTCGTCGTTTTGATTCTGAAATTTGGCTGTATTAGGTTGAAATTGTAGAGCTTTTCATTGCTGTGATGGTGTTTTAGGAAAATGGTGAGGCATCAGAGACGATTCGGGTTCTTTAAGGCTGTCTTAGATTGAAATTGTATACCTTTAATTTGTGTGATggtgttttatgtaaatggGGAGGCAGGGGAAACAATTTTAGTAGCTTAAGTTTGTGCTTATGTGTTTTCGTGCTgtttttgttcttgctttgaaATGGCAATGGATGCCCCCATATTGCGTTACGTAGAATTGCTTTTATTTTTCGCTTTCATGTTCATATGGAAAGTTACAAGCCCAGGGTTTTGTACCCGTTTGAACTGAGTAGAGCAAGTTACTAAGATAATATTGGAGGGAAGAACATGTTCCAAACTTTACATTGCTACCAAGCTACTGAAATGTGGTTACTTTCATGTTGTTCTTGATAGTTACAACCCCCCCGATTTGCGCCCATTTGTCTCCAACGCATTCCAAATACCTTTTAATGCCATGTTATATCATTTTTCAGTTATGTTCTAAGTTTTATTATCAATTTCTTTGACATTGTGCAATTAAAAAGTCATCACCTTATAGTGGTTGTGTTTCTAACTGTTGCGTAAGTTCCAGCTTATTCTCTTTCAAATGTGGAATGTTTATAGCACAAGGCTACTAGCTCCTGAAACTGTCAAGATAAACTCCCTTGTGTGGACCCCAGTTAGTAACATCCTTTTATTTCCTTAGTACTTCTCAGTTCTGTTTTTCCCACATGATTCCCTCCATTATCGACTTGGCAAGCTCCTGTAGTAGCTTATGTACATTGTAATCACGCGTCGATGTGACATTATATATAACAAACTTGTGCTTTGCTATTCGTATCTTTCTTTAGGCCTTGGTTAAAATGGTTATGAGGTGGGAAAGTTGTTTGATACGTCTAAGGTTCAAAACTTTTTTATACTTTAAAAGGATGCCCGACTTTGGTCATATACCTTCATTGTTCAAGTACTTGCTATCTTGTTTGACCTTTCCTTCTTAGGGAGAATTCTGTAGCATGTTTAACAGTTCCTGTTAATTTCCCATTTTAATGACACTAGGGAAACCTTCTTTACCAATATTTTTGGTTAAATAGTACCTACCTTCAATGCTTCAGCGAAGATGGTAATCTTCATCATGTGatgacaatctatggttttggaCTTCTAGTTAACTATAGTTTGTTTATTTCACTACAGGTGGTTAAAGTCTATGTTTCTATTTTTGGCGATGAAAGAGGGAAGGAGGTTGCCCTTGCTGGGCTAAAATCAAAAGCCAAATATGTCCGAGGTCAATTAGGAAGGCGTATGAAGCTGCGGTTAACTCCTGAGATACGCTTCATAGAAGATGAGTCTCTAGAGAGAGGAAGCAGGGTAAGATTAATACTATACTATTTTCATTGGATATGATTATCTACATATCTATAACCAAGGAAAGCAACACAATTGGTTCCTCTTGCATTAATTAAGGTTCTGATATACGTTGGTCAAAAGTATAGCCAAGTGTGATTGCACATAAAGGTTGACAAGGCTTGTTAATCATGGTATTCTGCTTAGGAATTGAAGCAGGAGTATTTTGTGTCATAATCTGCGAATGCCAGTTGAACTGAACATGAAGTTACCAGACTTTGGTTGAGCATAATGGATTAAGGCCAAATATTGACCAACCCATTTAGAATGATTATGGCCAGTTTGTGTTTCTGGTTGATCCACACTGACAATTGATCCCACACAATAATCGATAAATTCAAACAGGTTGTGTCAACCCTTATGATGCAATCTGTTTACCATAATGAATATTAAGTCCTACACAATATGAATGAAAGTCAGTAATACACTAGTTTGATGTTACATCGTCCATGTTTATGTCTATATTGTTGTTTGTGATATAGTAAACTGAACTAATCTATATCGATTAGGATTATTCTATTTTCTGGATCAATTTCAGGTTATATGGTTATACGTGCTGTTTCAACCTATCATGAACTTTTCTCTTAGCGGGTTATGTGGATTGTGTCATGTAAAACGAGCACCTGTGAAAGAGTATTAATAATACTCTTGTCAAAATTAGGGAAAGTAAAATATGCAGCACTGTATTAGTTGTCTCATAAATAATCAACTTGTATGGTTTCTTTGAGTGATTagcaaattaaaaatcaaaagaaaaaaggttgAGTTCCCTCTAGGTTGCTTATGCATCCATGAATTGCAAAAGTTTTGTCGTGCAAGATAATCGTTATTTGGACATTTTCCAACGTGCATTCAGTTTTCTGTTTATTACTTGGTTATCTCGACTGGACTTGTGTGCTTGTAAAATTGCTTTTAAGGGGGTGCCAATATATGCTAATACAATACGTGAATGGTGAATCATTTCAGGTGATTGCTATATTAGATAAGATAAAGAATGAAAAGAAAGATTCAGAAATTCAAGATGACGAACAATTGGAACCATCCGAGGCACCTGAGGATGACGGAGATTGGGAGGGTGATGACCCTGATGAAGACATTATATACATAAAGTAGTTACTCCCCCCAGTCTCTGAGCATAATGCTATCTTGGATTGAGGCATGGCTTTGCTTTTCCACGGGTTTGTTTCATTTGCTTGACTTTCTTAGTTGCAGTGGGTTATATGGATTATAATCAGACATAATTTAAATGAAGCCGATGACCTGCAATTTAGTTTGGTAATGCTTGGTCTATTTAGGTGCAATCATTGCGTGGTTGTTGGGATCTACTTTAGGAAAGAATAGTAATGGTGCAATATTGATCTCTGAACATGTTTTCAGGGGGTTTGATCTCTGAACACCTCCCTCCCTCCGGAGGGGTTTGTTTGGGGGTTGGGACTGCTTGTAATGGTGCAATATTACACACGTTTCATTTACTTTATCACGCTTGAAATAAGTGTTAATGGTATATATTTATCTTCTGTGATGCAGGCGAGCGCCATAAGTCACAACTCTAACCTAGACAGAAAAACTCTTCACAGAGCTTCGAGCATGTCACACCTTGTAAAATTACCTGTaacatttttgttagtttctacATGAATGCTTGTgatttgctttttgttttggttatcTGAATCCAGAAGCGGAAATTGTGGTATTTATAGTGCTAGATAGTTCACGAAATTGACAATCCACACGATGCGAATGGAGTTCTCTTAGAAACCTGTCTGCCTTTCTGACATTCTACTGTTTCTGTTCCACTAGGGTCGCTTACCTACCGATACCACCTACTAGTTACTGATGCTTATAGTCCATAAGGCGCTGAAGCACTAGCACGTATTCTCGTCCGGTGGTCAGTTTACCGGGACGCAACTGAAAATTTAGCATTAGCACATCAACGAGCCTTGGACTCCGTTCACCCCATGTCGGGAATTAATGTTGTATGATTGGCAAAAGCAGGAGTCGGTGAGTAGAGGTAAGGATGAAAATGAATAAATTTTTTCTAGTGGTGCAAAAACAAATCTAGCCCCTTGGCGATGATAGTCACACCACCACGTCGGTGTTACAAATTTGCACAAATTTAAACACATTTGCAATCGTTAACGTAAATTCTGAACTCAGTGCGTTATAATTTGAGTGGATGCGTAGCACGACATCAAGGGGTACGCCCTATAAATGTGTCTCCACCATCTTATAAATTGATGTTAGAGTTTCAACTTGTTCAAGTTTGGTTTGGGTTTGTTTTTTCCAGTCATGTTGCTCCTCTTGCACCTTGGCTTTCCCTTACAAGCAAAGTTCTTCACCACTATTTCACGTCAGCCGGGAGTTAGGACCATAAACCACCCTCAGATATGGTGCTCTGCTACCACTTGATACAAAGCTTCTAGTGATAGAAAGATGAAATCATTGCATAAACTTATCCATTCCAATCCTTTCCAAAATGGTATGAGTTTTCTTCATGTCTAATCCTCTTCCAATCCCCTTCCAAATGAAAATTTATTCGCTTCTACCTTCAATATGCCTTGAAATTAAGGAGTTACCAATTCCGATCCAATCCAACATATCAAACGAGCCCAAAATCTACAGGTTTTGCATCTGCACTAAGGCATGCAATgcaaaattgaagaagataagcATCATATTAATCAAGGGAACATTACCAAATAGCAAAATGACAATTAACCATTATAACAAAATCACCGAATACCAAAATTGAAGACTGAAAAAGATAAGCATCTTATTAATCAAGGGAACATTACCCTCAAAATCATCGCTATGAAGTGGAAATCTAAAGCATCCTAATTACCGAATTCATAATTCTCAGTTCAAAAAAAACCTGGAGCTTTAAGCAAAGTTTTCATGATCCACAAAAGCTTTAAGCGAAATATTGGTACAGTACAGTCCACCCTTACGTATTATTTATATCTGAAAACcaactcattcttcattcacAACTACTGGTAGAACGCATCTCCTTCAGTGATGAgcctttgccgcagccttttGTTCAGATTTAGCCTTTGCCTTGGCAGGGAGAAAACCAAAAACGGAAATAAGCACTCGTGCACAAATAAAACGACATGGTGCAAGCAATCCAATAAACAGGCACAAGACTTGCACAACTCAAACAACATATAATTTGACATTGCATTATATGCTAGCATCAACATTGGGTTGAACAGCTTAACAATTTAAATAAAGGGGCCAGCTAATTAGTCAAATACTAGACCCGTGTCCTTATAATTTGACAATGATaacatatatacacatattaAGTTGTGGTGAAGTTTTGATTGGGCATGATTAGAGCAAAGTATACTACAGTAAATTGATAGTGGTTAAAAATGTTAACCCTTTGACTTCTTTCATTCTCCATTTCCAGTTTCGGCAAATTGGAGCAACCCTACTTCCTTTCTAGGACACTGCTGCTAGACTTCCTTTCACATTTGAAGGTAAATCTCAGGTTTGCCCTTAATTTCAGGCAATTAATTATTACCTTAAAATCCAGTAATTCACAAAGGGTTATTTCTCTCACATTTTACTCGAGCATTGTTTTGGACATTGTGCTTATTTATATGACAATTCTATCAACACATTGACAAATGGTTAGCAAATCTTTTCCTAAATCcctcccttttcttctttttcacaaAACTCTatgtcatttttctttttcccttcacacTTGTAATTGTTTCTATAAAACATATGCTACTACATTCACATTTGCAGTGACTAATTTTTCTCTTTCATCTTAACATGGTGGGCTGCATTATTATGCTTAACCATTGCTCTAAAGACACGGGCTTTTCACAAGCATAGCCAATAATCTAAGtattgaaattatttttattcCTAGAGCCCCTCTAAAACACCCTTCCACATCAATATCCATTATGTGAGTTTCACAGCTTGAGCATACTTGGGTTGGAGGTGAAGAAGAGTTCATTCCTTGCACAGTGATCAACATTGGGTTATTTCTAAAGTTCTGACACCATCACATAACTGTAACGGGCTCAAACTGTAGCGCATTCCACACAAACTTTGCTACTTTCACGCATGTTAACAAAAGGTGGATGTCTACCATATCAGTTCTTCAAATAGTGCTTATACTCTTCcattaaaacaaagaaaatacacAAATTCTTCATAAGAAAATGAAACCATATTATGAATACAAAAAGTAGTCTACACAATCGGGTTGACCAACATCAATTAAAATCCACATTACATATTAAAATctacaaaaattaaaacaaacccAATACGCAATTTTAATCACAAACACAATATtaactcataaaaaaaaaagggtcaattttttttttttaaacaaggaAAGGAAGTACCTTGAGATACTTGAGCTTAACGCTTCCGTATACGAGTCCAAAGGAGAATGCGGAAACACGAGCCACCTGCAAATCCCGAAAACCCCAAATCACCAATTAGATTGACAATTACGAAATTGGTCCAAAATCCACAAACTTCCCATCTTTTTCCCAAAatataaaatcaaataaaaaattagttaGATCCGgaacgaaaagaaaaaaacaagagaaaattTCAGAGGAATTAATACCAAGGCTAGGGTGCTGGTTCCAGAATATGGGCCAGGAGGCGGCGCCATTTTTGTTGCTGGAGAGGAGACTGACTGTTCAGCAATTAGACGAAGCGAACGAGAAGAACTCTGTAAAACCTCCCAATTCACGAAGCACCGAGCCCTACTCCTCCCCACTTCCACCGCTTTATATACCGAGCATTTGCGGACCTGGATTATCTGCCCCGTTCGGGCTTTCTACCTGATATTCCCGAGTTTAAATCTTGATCGTCCATCCACCCGTTACATATGGTTGGGCCCACTATTTGTGGAGTCAACCAATAAAACACTTCCCCGTTGTTTTATCTTTAGGAATGGAGTCAACCAATAAACTTGATTGTCATCTATACGAGCGAGCCGAACATAAAAATTTTCACTTATAAGGTAAAATGATCATTGCATATTTCCCTTTCCTGTTTCATTCTCCAAGATCTATCCATTATTTCCATTCCCCCTCCTAATATTGAAACCTTATCTCTCCGCTTCGTCATCCATACCCTTCTCtaatttttaacaaacaacTAACCTTTCTACACGGGGTTCCATTAATCACAGGACACTAGGCGTGAGTTGCAGGTTTTTGTGCATTAATTTATGCCGATTGTTTCACTAATTTCTTTgttcatttttcatattttatgtGTGCAATTGTGATACGGTGAAACTCATCTCGTTGGAGTGTTTCACTTGGTTCTTATTTTCTTGGAATCTCTCTACCAACATTACATTGAGAACTGGATGACAAAAACATAGTAGTAAGAACCCTAGAATGCTTAGCCTGGTACATTTGAAGAAACATTTTATTTGCAACAATAGGTGATCTAAGACTGAAGTTGTATGGCATTCTATCACACACTTAGTTTGCAAAAAAAACTCAAGTTAGTAATTATCTAGACGCTTTACGTTTCAATTAtcattcttgtttgttgatAATGTGTAAGGTCTTGTTTGAAGTTCTCATTGTCTCAAGTAAACCATGTTCTGAGCAGATTAAATATTATCATCAGTCAAACAATCTCTACACATTTGCAAACATTACATTCAAAAGAAACCTCATCATCTTTAAATCTCTAAATATTGGTACGTGGCTTGTGGGTAGTTATTGTTGAAACTCTCACTAATAAACTCAGATCATAATAATCGTTGTTGAGAAATCGGCTTCAAAACTTCTAGTAGTTTTTTTTGTCGCATatcctattttctttttcaacaaatagaaaattcaaaactttTCGGGCTTATTTGGTATCCTACTtgagttcaaattttttaaCTGAAAAACACTTTTTGAGTTTAGACGTTGAATTCTTGTTTGGTAGGACTCTTTTTAAAAATTGgattcaaaactaacttaaaaacataGGCTATttcttaaaaacactaaaagtgagtttttagagttttttctGCTTTCTCCTCAACATCTTTTTTTTTGCTCTCTCCTAACCCTTTTTTTCTCTCCCAACCCTCTCTTTCCTCTCTTTCccaattctctctctcctccagtTTCTGCTCAAGGTAGTTtgaattcaaactaaaaaatttatttttaaaaactcAACCAAAcagatttttgaaattttgagatttaaaagAAAACTATTTTTAAGTGATGTTATTTGGAAATTATTTTTAGGAACAATCAAAGTTTTTTGGTAGAATACCAAACGGGCCATTCGTTTTCTTTAACAAAATCATCCCcgcaaaattttatttattattttttagtcaggtttgaaatatatttttttaggggCTTTTATGTCCAAATATTTTTTCATGAAGCCTGGTGACCCCAAACAGGTGGCTAACTTTCTATTAGTAAAGATTAAACATATAGAATTAcggctcgtttggaagtgcttttaaaatgatcgaAAACACTTTTGGTGAAATTACTTTTGGGTTCCAAAATTATTTCAAGTGCTTTTTGAAAGAAACACCAGATATTTGCTTTTTGTAGGAAGAACTTCAAGTGACTTTTCAGGATCTACAtggatttttactaaggatcggttttaaaatatttttaccaaaaacactttcaataattttaaaagcaatTCCCAACAAACCTTTTGTGATAGCCCGTCTCGAAATATTTTATCCTAGATAGCGTGAAGTGACGATTATGCCCTGGTGCGTTGAGTTGAGATTGTATTATTGGGCCAAGAAAAGGGATCAATTAGTTATATTCCTAAttaattggacccaattagaactaaaggACTTAAGGTTTTGTTTGATTGGCTGCAACCTggaccacacactcacacacccTCACTCTCCCATTGACTCTCTCTATCTTCCCTCTCAGATTTCATCCATtttccgtacaattgtacggacaaCTTGCAAACCAACCCTTTCAGTCACCGATCGAGGCTGTGAAGGTGACTTTCGAACTCCTTGTGAGCTCATGAACTCATCCATACTCTTGGCTGGACATGAGGACATCGGGAACTTGTGAACCAAGAAACCCCGATGTGGTTATAGTGACTCCGTCGTGATCGCGGAGGTTTCGTTGAATTCTATGGTTCTAGTGAGCCTTAGGACTGCTTCACGAAGCTTAGGGAAGGATTTTGAAagattttggacgtcgggaagcttAATTTTGGCGAGTTGCAGAGGTAGCCAGATTATCAAGATTTTTCCGGCGAGATTCCGTTGGTTTTAGGTCCCCAAAGTGGTATGGAAGTGTTCCTCtactcctaagcttcattttgatataaatttcatggattttggtgcTAAAATGAGTGAAAAATGATGGTTTGAAGGtttcccagtttccggcgacacAGACGGCGACGGCGACACACGGCCTGAAGCTGTGACGTTGCGCCAAGCCGCATGCCGAGCCGCACCTGGTTGACATGAAGCCAAGTTCATGTCGAGTTGTGCTC is from Malus sylvestris chromosome 5, drMalSylv7.2, whole genome shotgun sequence and encodes:
- the LOC126624624 gene encoding probable ribosome-binding factor A, chloroplastic, which encodes MPNLVLHRPPLTPFLSHLPSSSSSSSSSSSFPIRTQKSTASFPPTNHAVLLRWRPNTIRCMANPRRVAMVAKQIRRELSDMLLTDKVLQYAILPEVSLGADRYLSSLTTISDVEVSTDLQVVKVYVSIFGDERGKEVALAGLKSKAKYVRGQLGRRMKLRLTPEIRFIEDESLERGSRVIAILDKIKNEKKDSEIQDDEQLEPSEAPEDDGDWEGDDPDEDIIYIK